A part of Salvelinus fontinalis isolate EN_2023a unplaced genomic scaffold, ASM2944872v1 scaffold_0128, whole genome shotgun sequence genomic DNA contains:
- the LOC129843392 gene encoding immunoglobulin gamma-1 heavy chain-like: MRTVWSLELMVVSVKSVQGQTLTESGPVVKKPQDSHKLTCTYNGFGGNIDAAWIRQAPGKGLEWVSYISSGSSYIHYSQSVQGRFTISRDNSMKQVYLQMNSLKTEDSAVYYCARQLYGYFDYWGKGTMVTVSSAATATPTLFPLMNCGTASNNVYSIGCLATGFSPSSLTFKWKNASGSPLSDFIQYPAVQSGGAYTGVSQLRVAKNDWENSKSFICSVEHPGGGKTAVIHKPVPKSPTVSLLSGPIGTTQYLMCMIEDFTPNKVTVTWKKNDMEVEGQITTVGKQPSGLYSGSSLLKVINTDWNNKVKYSCVVQHQGPPTIKTISKTEPLTVTLNPPRVRDVFLDNKAVLDCVISGTDQDTVSGTTITWQVDRQEQTDHIDLKPIESKGNLNSRVSTLTIDQTKWTKVKTVQCSAKKSGEDKPAIQVISFTKGEAPSVSVHLLPEEDTREEETVTLVCLVICPSLCDVYIMWQVNSSQYQEGVTSPPQKTPEGTHSVTSVFTTTKDKWETNVLFTCAVKHAGSDNSTAPKERSVSKSMANILQTEPEAGFALSCTDNDEDDFSSLWSTTSSFIILFLLSLTYSTVLSLVKMKQ; this comes from the exons ATGAGGACTGTCTGGAGTTTAGAACTCATGGTGGTCTCTGTAAAAA GTGTTCAGGGTCAGACACTAACTGAATCTGGACCAGTGGTTAAAAAGCCTCAGGATTCCCACAAACTGACCTGTACATATAACGGGTTTGGTGGAAACATTGATGCAGCTTGGATCAGACAGGCTCCTGGGAAAGGACTGGAGTGGGTGTCCTATATTAGCAGTGGTAGTAGTTACATCCACTATTCCCAGTCTGTTCAGGGTCGGTTCACCATCTCCAGAGACAACAGCATGAAGCAGGTGTATCTCCAGATGAACAGTCTGAAGACTGAAGACTCTGCTGTTTATTATTGTGCACGACAGC TGTATGGATACTTTGACTATTGGGGGAAAGGAACAATGGTCACAGTATCATCAG CAGCCACAGCCACCCCTACTCTATTTCCTCTTATGAACTGTGGAACCGCTTCTAACAATGTCTACAGCATCGGTTGTCTCGCTACCGGCTTTTCACCTTCCTCACTCACATTCAAGTGGAAAAATGCCAGCGGGAGTCCGCTGTCGGACTTCATCCAGTACCCGGCAGTCCAGAGTGGGGGAGCCTACACAGGAGTCAGTCAGCTCCGTGTGGCTAAGAATGACTGGGAAAACTCAAAGTCTTTCATTTGTTCTGTAGAACATCCTGGAggtggaaagacagcagtcatcCATAAACCAG TCCCAAAGTCTCCAACAGTATCTTTGCTGTCGGGGCCCATTGGCACCACCCAGTACCTGATGTGTATGATTGAAGATTTCACCCCCAATAAAGTCACTGTCACCTGGAAGAAGAATGACATGGAGGTGGAGGGCCAGATCACTACTGTAGGCAAACAGCCGTCAGGCCTCTACTCAGGCAGCAGTCTGCTGAAGGTCATCAACACTGACTGGAACAACAAGGTCAAGTACAGCTGTGTGGTGCAGCACCAGGGACCACCCACCATCAAGACAATCTCCAAAACAG AACCACTGACGGTGACTCTGAACCCACCGCGTGTGAGAGATGTGTTCTTGGACAACAAAGCAGTGCTGGACTGTGTCATCAGTGGTACAGACCAGGACACAgtgtctggtaccactatcacctGGCAGGTCGacagacaggaacaaacagatcACATCGATCTGAAACCTATTGAATCAAAGGGCAACCTGAACAGCAGGGTCAGTACTCTGACCATAGACCAGACGAAGTGGACCAAAGTGAAGACAGTCCAGTGTTCTGCCAAGAAGAGTGGTGAAGACAAACCGGCCATTCAGGTCATCAGCTTCACCAAAG GTGAAGCCCCTTCAGTGTCCGTCCACCTTCTCCCAGAGGAAGACACCAGGGAGGAGGAGACTGTGACTCTGGTGTGCCTGGTGATCTGCCCGTCTCTCTGTGACGTCTACATCATGTGGCAGGTGAACAGCAGCCAGTACCAGGAGGGGGTCACCAGTCCTCCTCAGAAAACCCCGGAAGGCACCCACTCTGTCACCAGCGTCTTCACCACCACCAAGGATAAGTGGGAGACAAACGTACTTTTCACATGCGCCGTCAAGCACGCCGGCTCGGACAACAGCACCGCACCTAAAGAGAGGAGTGTGTCGAAGTCCATGG CGAACATCCTACAGACTGAGCCTGAGGCGGGATTCGCTCTGAGCTGCACGGACAACGATGAGGATGATTTCAGCAGCCTGtggtccaccacctcctccttcatcatcctcttccttctctctctcacctacaGCACAGTACTCAGCCTGGTCAAG